The Halobacterium sp. CBA1132 genome has a segment encoding these proteins:
- a CDS encoding ATP-binding cassette domain-containing protein, whose amino-acid sequence MTLDVRDVDVELGGTQILDAVSAGVEDGRLVGVVGPNGAGKSTLLRAMNGVVEPAAGTVLVDDEAVHELASKAASRRIATVPQDTGLGFEFTVRETVEMGRHAHVPRFGSDPDPEAVERAMERAEVARFAERDVTSLSGGEKQRVLLARALAQQTPVLLLDEPTASLDVNHQVRTLELVRGLADDADRAVVAAIHDLDLAARYCDELVLVADGRVLDSGRPEDVLTPECVREAFDARVAVGTDPATGDPTVTPLPDADGDRDERVHVLGGGDAATPVLRELADAGVAATVGPVSEGSLDHETATRFGFDVVTVPPFATPDHDAVARARDLVTAADAVVVAGDAASWGANAELRDAADAAIVVGDTGSRRPVGARVELDGVVDALAALDAESEAFAVADGGDVADN is encoded by the coding sequence GTGACCCTCGACGTCCGCGACGTGGACGTGGAACTCGGCGGCACGCAGATTCTGGACGCCGTCAGTGCGGGCGTCGAGGACGGCCGCCTCGTCGGCGTCGTCGGGCCGAACGGCGCCGGGAAGTCGACGCTCCTGCGCGCGATGAACGGCGTCGTCGAACCCGCCGCCGGCACCGTCCTCGTCGACGACGAAGCCGTCCACGAACTCGCGTCGAAGGCGGCGAGCCGGCGCATCGCCACCGTCCCGCAGGACACCGGCCTCGGCTTCGAGTTCACGGTCCGCGAGACCGTCGAGATGGGGCGCCACGCTCACGTCCCGCGGTTCGGCTCCGACCCCGACCCGGAGGCGGTCGAACGCGCGATGGAGCGCGCGGAGGTTGCGCGCTTCGCGGAGCGCGACGTCACCTCGCTGTCCGGCGGCGAGAAACAGCGCGTCCTGCTGGCGCGCGCGCTCGCCCAGCAGACGCCCGTCCTCCTGCTAGACGAACCGACCGCGAGCCTCGACGTGAACCACCAAGTGCGCACGCTCGAGCTGGTTCGCGGCCTCGCCGACGACGCCGACCGAGCGGTCGTCGCGGCCATCCACGACCTCGACTTGGCGGCGCGCTACTGCGACGAACTCGTGCTCGTCGCGGACGGCCGCGTCCTCGACTCGGGCCGCCCCGAGGACGTGCTCACGCCCGAGTGCGTGCGGGAGGCCTTCGACGCCCGCGTCGCGGTCGGCACCGACCCGGCGACCGGCGACCCGACGGTCACGCCGCTACCGGACGCCGACGGCGACCGCGACGAGCGCGTCCACGTGCTCGGCGGCGGCGACGCCGCGACCCCCGTCCTCCGCGAACTCGCGGACGCCGGCGTGGCCGCGACCGTCGGCCCAGTCAGTGAGGGGTCGCTGGACCACGAGACTGCGACTCGGTTCGGGTTCGACGTCGTCACCGTCCCGCCGTTCGCGACGCCCGACCACGACGCAGTCGCTCGCGCTCGCGACCTCGTCACTGCTGCGGACGCTGTCGTCGTCGCGGGCGACGCGGCCTCGTGGGGAGCGAACGCCGAACTCCGAGACGCCGCCGACGCAGCCATCGTCGTCGGCGACACTGGGTCGCGGCGGCCCGTCGGCGCGCGCGTCGAACTCGACGGCGTCGTGGACGCGCTCGCGGCGCTCGACGCCGAGTCCGAAGCGTTCGCGGTCGCCGACGGCGGCGACGTGGCGGACAACTGA
- a CDS encoding PGF-CTERM sorting domain-containing protein, with protein sequence MTITEDVTVDGEGSTGGEIAYLGPVEEHTRTANGQQFTLVVPEHASMAESPDDVLDALGAASNRLHVGARDDDVWFVAAPTSTDWGVRGVEYGGNDAWVLADSRLDTAGNVWFHEYVHTRQAFNTAESGRWTMEAGAEYYAGLLALRTDYASFDGFQSLLSRGERSPWRDAILSQPSTWDSGANYLKGSLVWGEIDRRVRLATNRTETMADVLYQLNQHPDRVTNADVLAAVLDASSPAVEERANRYTNTREVPEMWTRRQHAAAFSTEPARMEFEVREYRISGPFRNETFAEPPTLYVGETVTVAASVTNDGGRSGEYVATIEFEGDVLAEARGDLAAGETVDVTLDEAVDAAGTYNVTGGRTTATLDVREPATVSVSDLAVDESRVQPGNDVTATVTLSNPSDVPATGPITVTLDGEQVATVDAALLPGESASRTVTVTLPEAGQYELAAGDASVTVSAGGIATGIPGFGIPAALAALLAVALLSRRSE encoded by the coding sequence GTGACCATCACCGAGGACGTCACCGTCGACGGCGAGGGGTCGACGGGCGGCGAAATCGCGTACCTCGGCCCCGTCGAGGAGCACACGCGCACGGCCAACGGCCAGCAGTTCACGCTCGTCGTCCCCGAACACGCCTCGATGGCCGAATCGCCGGACGACGTGCTGGACGCGCTCGGCGCCGCGTCGAATCGGCTCCACGTCGGCGCCCGCGACGACGACGTCTGGTTCGTCGCCGCGCCGACGAGCACGGACTGGGGCGTCCGCGGCGTCGAGTACGGCGGCAACGACGCGTGGGTGCTCGCGGACTCACGCCTCGACACCGCCGGCAACGTCTGGTTCCACGAGTACGTCCACACCAGACAGGCGTTCAACACGGCCGAGAGCGGCCGGTGGACGATGGAAGCCGGTGCCGAATACTACGCCGGCCTGCTGGCGCTCCGGACCGACTACGCGTCATTCGACGGCTTCCAGTCGCTGCTCTCGCGCGGCGAGCGCTCCCCGTGGCGGGACGCGATCCTCTCGCAGCCTTCGACGTGGGATTCGGGTGCGAACTACCTCAAGGGAAGCCTCGTGTGGGGGGAAATCGACCGACGAGTCCGCCTCGCGACGAACCGCACGGAGACGATGGCGGACGTCCTCTACCAGTTGAACCAGCACCCCGACCGCGTGACGAACGCGGACGTGCTGGCGGCGGTGCTGGACGCGTCCTCGCCGGCCGTCGAGGAGCGCGCGAACCGCTACACGAACACCCGCGAGGTCCCGGAAATGTGGACGCGCAGACAGCACGCCGCCGCGTTCAGCACGGAACCCGCGCGCATGGAGTTCGAGGTGCGCGAGTACCGAATCAGCGGGCCGTTCCGCAACGAGACGTTCGCGGAGCCGCCGACGCTGTACGTCGGTGAGACCGTCACCGTCGCCGCCTCCGTGACCAACGACGGCGGCCGCTCCGGCGAGTACGTCGCCACCATCGAGTTCGAGGGCGACGTACTCGCAGAAGCGCGCGGCGACCTCGCGGCCGGCGAAACCGTCGACGTCACGCTCGACGAAGCGGTCGACGCCGCCGGCACGTACAACGTGACCGGCGGCCGGACCACCGCGACGCTAGATGTGCGAGAGCCAGCGACCGTCTCCGTGAGCGACCTCGCCGTCGACGAGTCCCGAGTCCAGCCCGGAAACGACGTGACCGCGACGGTCACGCTCTCGAACCCCAGTGACGTGCCCGCGACTGGACCGATCACCGTGACCCTCGACGGCGAACAGGTCGCCACCGTCGACGCGGCGCTCCTACCCGGCGAGAGTGCGTCTCGAACAGTCACCGTCACTCTCCCGGAAGCCGGACAGTACGAACTCGCCGCCGGCGACGCATCGGTGACGGTGTCCGCCGGCGGCATCGCCACGGGCATCCCCGGATTCGGCATCCCCGCCGCGCTCGCGGCGCTGCTCGCCGTCGCGCTGCTCTCCCGGCGTTCGGAGTAG
- the srp19 gene encoding signal recognition particle subunit SRP19 → MVENVIWPAYFDATLSRREGRRVPESLSVDEPTVDEVATAVQQVGYDAVVERDVAYPRQHWEDSGRILVKDADDAGKSDLLQAVGAYVTALRE, encoded by the coding sequence ATGGTCGAGAACGTCATCTGGCCCGCGTACTTCGACGCGACGCTGTCGCGCCGCGAGGGCCGCCGCGTCCCCGAATCTCTCTCCGTCGACGAACCGACGGTCGACGAGGTCGCGACCGCCGTCCAGCAGGTCGGCTACGACGCGGTCGTCGAACGCGACGTCGCGTACCCGCGCCAGCACTGGGAGGACTCCGGTCGCATCCTCGTGAAGGACGCCGACGACGCCGGGAAGTCCGACCTCCTGCAGGCCGTTGGCGCCTACGTGACGGCGCTGCGCGAATAA
- a CDS encoding H/ACA ribonucleoprotein complex subunit GAR1, protein MERAGDVVRTAQNVAVVRCESDAHPDIGDSVVDQNLDEVGRVVDVFGPVERPYLSVTPKGGVHLPALVGQTLYVR, encoded by the coding sequence ATGGAGCGCGCCGGCGACGTCGTCCGCACCGCTCAGAACGTCGCAGTCGTGCGCTGCGAGAGCGACGCCCACCCCGACATCGGGGACAGCGTCGTCGACCAGAACCTCGACGAAGTCGGGCGTGTCGTCGACGTCTTCGGGCCGGTCGAACGCCCGTACCTCTCGGTCACGCCGAAGGGCGGCGTCCACCTCCCGGCGCTGGTCGGCCAGACGCTGTACGTCCGCTAA
- a CDS encoding presenilin family intramembrane aspartyl protease PSH — MKNSRALPVLVGVVALFLVVQFGALALLEPFESAGLQSTENPQNPLNSIFYVAFLLVATAGILLVIKYDQQWILRAFILFTSGFIATYVFGVVFPTVDVAGVNAAAYVPAAALVVALYAYPEWWVIDSAGAILGMGAAALFGISFGILPALVLLSALAVYDAISVYGTEHMLTLAEGVMELRLPIVLVVPATRGYSFLEEADSDHQQDEAEADDDADERQLDGVDEEDRGAYFIGLGDAVMPTILVASAAHFLDTPAVFGVELAALTAMVGTLVGLLVLMRMVFAGRAHAGLPLLNGGAIAGYLAGALAAGIPLVEALGLAPYV; from the coding sequence ATGAAGAACTCCCGCGCCCTCCCGGTACTCGTGGGCGTCGTCGCGTTGTTTCTCGTCGTGCAGTTCGGCGCGCTCGCGCTCCTCGAACCGTTCGAGAGCGCCGGCCTCCAGTCCACCGAGAACCCACAGAATCCCCTGAACAGCATCTTCTACGTGGCGTTCCTGCTGGTCGCGACGGCGGGCATCCTGCTCGTCATCAAGTACGACCAGCAGTGGATTCTGCGCGCGTTCATCCTGTTCACGAGCGGGTTCATCGCGACGTACGTCTTCGGGGTCGTGTTCCCGACGGTCGACGTCGCGGGCGTCAACGCCGCCGCCTACGTGCCCGCTGCGGCGCTCGTCGTCGCGCTGTACGCCTATCCCGAGTGGTGGGTCATCGACAGCGCGGGCGCCATCCTCGGGATGGGCGCGGCGGCGCTGTTCGGCATCAGTTTCGGGATTCTGCCGGCGCTCGTCCTGCTGTCGGCGCTCGCCGTCTACGACGCCATCAGCGTCTACGGCACCGAACACATGCTCACGCTCGCGGAGGGCGTGATGGAACTCCGACTCCCCATCGTGTTGGTGGTGCCGGCGACGCGCGGCTACTCGTTCCTCGAAGAGGCCGATAGCGACCACCAACAAGACGAAGCCGAGGCTGACGACGACGCGGACGAGCGCCAACTCGACGGCGTCGACGAGGAGGACCGCGGGGCGTACTTCATCGGCCTCGGGGACGCCGTGATGCCGACGATTCTCGTCGCGAGCGCGGCGCACTTCCTCGACACGCCGGCGGTGTTCGGCGTGGAACTGGCGGCGCTGACCGCGATGGTCGGCACTCTCGTTGGCCTGCTCGTGTTGATGCGGATGGTGTTCGCGGGTCGTGCGCACGCCGGCCTCCCGCTGCTGAACGGCGGCGCCATCGCGGGCTACTTGGCCGGCGCGCTCGCGGCGGGCATCCCGCTCGTGGAGGCGCTCGGACTCGCACCCTACGTGTAA
- a CDS encoding ornithine cyclodeaminase family protein, translated as MTETLFLSDDDVAGLADPADYVEAVRDAYRQRGEGAPAEPRTKLLNESPPGMFTAYAAVLPETGAMGGYMYSAGFADADAWFITPLFDADTGEPLAIIDGARMNPFKTGAAGAVGVDALAREDASTLAIIGSGAQARGQLRATATVRDFDDVRVFSPTEANRESFAADADDWLDADIEAVPSSTAAVEGADVVVTATNASEPVFDSDDLADGAHVTAMGQYDPEKHELDAETVERAVYVPDLRDRVTQDAGSFIHALDEGVVTEDHVHAELGDVVAGNAPGRQSPDDVTVFDSGGTGIETAAAAYMLYERASDRGLGTEIEFAAASDALTGE; from the coding sequence GTGACCGAGACCCTGTTCCTCTCCGACGACGACGTTGCGGGGCTCGCCGACCCCGCCGACTACGTCGAGGCCGTCCGCGACGCGTACCGACAGCGAGGCGAGGGCGCGCCCGCCGAACCGCGCACGAAACTGCTCAACGAGTCGCCGCCCGGCATGTTCACCGCCTACGCCGCCGTCCTCCCCGAAACCGGCGCGATGGGCGGCTACATGTACAGCGCGGGGTTCGCGGACGCCGACGCGTGGTTCATCACGCCGCTGTTCGACGCCGACACCGGCGAACCGCTCGCCATCATCGACGGCGCGCGCATGAATCCGTTCAAGACCGGCGCCGCGGGCGCGGTCGGCGTGGACGCGCTCGCCCGCGAGGACGCCAGCACGCTTGCAATCATCGGGAGCGGCGCGCAGGCCCGCGGCCAGCTCCGCGCGACCGCGACGGTCCGCGACTTCGACGACGTGCGCGTGTTCTCGCCCACCGAGGCCAACCGCGAGTCGTTCGCCGCGGACGCCGACGACTGGCTCGACGCCGACATCGAGGCCGTCCCCTCCAGCACTGCGGCCGTCGAGGGCGCCGACGTCGTCGTTACCGCGACGAACGCCAGCGAACCCGTCTTCGACAGCGACGACCTCGCGGACGGCGCGCACGTCACCGCCATGGGGCAGTACGACCCCGAGAAGCACGAACTCGACGCCGAAACCGTCGAGCGCGCGGTCTACGTACCGGACCTCCGCGACCGCGTCACGCAGGACGCCGGGTCGTTCATCCACGCGCTCGACGAGGGCGTCGTCACCGAGGACCACGTCCACGCCGAACTCGGCGACGTCGTCGCCGGGAACGCACCCGGCCGCCAGTCGCCCGACGACGTCACGGTCTTCGACAGCGGCGGCACGGGCATCGAGACCGCAGCGGCCGCATACATGCTCTACGAGCGCGCGAGCGACCGCGGCCTCGGCACCGAAATCGAGTTCGCCGCGGCGAGCGACGCGCTCACCGGCGAGTAG
- a CDS encoding MFS transporter: MNRNDRSIVGLVALAHAMVHTYELSIPILIPLWLETFPVGQGTIGLVVAAGYALFGLGALPGGILSDTVGSRRLIAGCLFGMAASFALLSVAPSIVVVALALVCWGIAASVYHPSGLSLISTGVEDRGDAFAYHGIAGNVGTAAGPLAVTLLLLVADWRVVTGLLAVPAVVAGVVALRVRFDERAAVTATDGGDSKASVGISSVSEFFSESKLLLVGPFAAVFVIVMLSGLYYRGILTFLPDLLSELPAFAPVEFAGRELEPYRYAYAGLLMVGVAGQYTGGKLTERIPTERGIAVTFGALAVLAVVFLPAANAGLAPLLVVGALLGFTLFVIQPMYQATVAQYTPSGTRGLSYGYTYLGVFGVGSAGSAIAGGILQYTNATVLFAVLAAFAVTGAGIAAVLAAR, encoded by the coding sequence GTGAACCGGAACGACCGCTCTATCGTCGGACTCGTGGCGCTCGCACACGCCATGGTCCACACGTACGAACTCTCTATCCCGATTCTGATTCCGCTGTGGCTCGAGACGTTCCCGGTCGGGCAGGGCACTATCGGCCTCGTCGTCGCCGCCGGCTACGCGCTGTTCGGCCTCGGCGCGCTCCCCGGTGGCATCCTCTCGGACACCGTCGGGTCGCGGCGACTCATCGCAGGCTGTCTGTTCGGCATGGCCGCGTCGTTCGCCCTGCTGTCGGTCGCTCCCTCCATCGTCGTCGTTGCGCTCGCGCTCGTCTGCTGGGGAATCGCCGCCAGCGTCTACCATCCCTCCGGGCTGTCGCTCATCTCCACGGGCGTCGAGGACCGCGGCGACGCCTTCGCGTACCACGGCATCGCCGGCAACGTCGGCACCGCCGCCGGTCCGCTGGCGGTCACGCTGCTGTTGCTCGTCGCCGACTGGCGGGTCGTCACCGGACTCCTCGCGGTGCCCGCCGTCGTCGCGGGCGTCGTCGCGCTCCGCGTGCGCTTCGACGAGCGCGCCGCCGTCACCGCCACCGACGGCGGCGACTCGAAGGCCAGCGTCGGCATCTCCTCGGTGAGCGAGTTCTTCTCCGAGTCGAAACTGCTGCTGGTCGGCCCGTTCGCCGCCGTCTTCGTCATCGTCATGCTGAGCGGGCTCTACTACCGGGGCATCCTCACGTTCCTCCCCGACCTGCTCTCCGAGCTGCCCGCGTTCGCACCCGTCGAATTCGCCGGCCGCGAACTCGAACCGTACCGCTACGCGTACGCAGGGCTGTTGATGGTCGGCGTCGCCGGCCAGTACACCGGCGGAAAGCTCACCGAGCGCATCCCCACCGAGCGCGGCATCGCAGTCACGTTCGGCGCGCTCGCCGTGCTCGCGGTGGTCTTCCTCCCGGCCGCGAACGCCGGCCTCGCGCCGCTGCTGGTGGTCGGCGCGCTCCTCGGGTTCACGCTGTTCGTCATCCAGCCGATGTACCAAGCGACCGTCGCCCAGTACACGCCTTCGGGGACGCGCGGGCTCTCCTACGGTTACACGTACCTCGGCGTGTTCGGCGTCGGCTCGGCCGGCTCCGCAATCGCGGGCGGCATCCTCCAGTACACGAACGCGACCGTGCTGTTCGCGGTGCTGGCGGCGTTCGCGGTGACCGGCGCGGGCATCGCCGCCGTGCTCGCCGCGCGGTAG
- a CDS encoding DUF3054 domain-containing protein produces the protein MDLYDADPRAVVRFLPGDLLAIAAFVLVGALSHGTLTLQRYAGIFLPFVVGWIVVAPFAGGYDASVRESSRAAIAYAAMSWLGADFLAQLLRGTPFFPGNADSQFFLVALVFGTIALVLARFVTLVVVDYRG, from the coding sequence ATGGACCTCTACGACGCCGACCCGCGCGCAGTCGTCCGCTTCCTCCCGGGTGACTTGCTTGCCATCGCCGCGTTCGTGCTCGTGGGCGCGCTCTCCCACGGGACGCTGACGCTCCAGCGCTACGCGGGCATCTTCCTCCCGTTCGTCGTCGGTTGGATCGTCGTCGCGCCGTTCGCGGGCGGCTACGACGCTAGCGTCCGCGAGTCCTCGCGGGCCGCAATCGCGTACGCCGCGATGTCGTGGCTGGGCGCTGACTTCCTCGCGCAGTTGCTCCGCGGGACGCCGTTCTTCCCGGGGAACGCGGACTCGCAGTTCTTCCTGGTCGCGCTCGTGTTCGGCACGATAGCGCTCGTTCTCGCGCGCTTCGTCACGCTCGTGGTCGTCGACTACCGCGGGTAG
- a CDS encoding class I SAM-dependent methyltransferase: MHDVGYFERFAPLYDLVMPAADRGDLAAGLAAAERPVERVLDVGGGTGRAARALARDTEAVPGWDVTVVDASARMLAKARASGLPTVRGDAAELPFPDDSVDAVVVVDALHHFPDRDGALAEAKRVLRPGGVLVVRDFDPETLRGRLLVAAEHAVAFHSSFDAPDDLAARMETEGLDARVLERGFAYTVVGVEPGPT; encoded by the coding sequence ATGCACGACGTTGGGTACTTCGAGCGGTTCGCGCCGCTGTACGACCTCGTGATGCCGGCCGCGGACCGCGGCGACCTCGCGGCGGGGCTGGCGGCGGCCGAGCGCCCCGTCGAACGCGTGCTCGACGTAGGCGGCGGCACGGGCCGCGCGGCTCGTGCGCTCGCTCGGGACACCGAAGCAGTTCCGGGATGGGACGTCACGGTCGTCGACGCGAGCGCGCGGATGCTCGCAAAGGCGCGAGCGAGCGGGCTGCCGACGGTTCGCGGCGACGCCGCCGAACTCCCGTTCCCCGACGACAGCGTCGACGCAGTAGTCGTCGTGGACGCGCTCCACCACTTCCCCGACCGAGACGGCGCGCTCGCGGAAGCGAAGCGCGTCCTCCGGCCCGGCGGCGTGCTCGTCGTCCGCGACTTCGACCCCGAGACGCTGCGCGGTCGCCTGCTGGTCGCCGCCGAGCACGCCGTCGCGTTCCACTCGTCGTTCGACGCGCCCGACGACCTCGCCGCGCGGATGGAGACAGAGGGATTGGACGCTCGCGTGCTCGAACGGGGGTTCGCGTACACCGTCGTCGGCGTCGAACCGGGACCGACATAG